GGCCTATCCCTTGACCGCTCCACGACCTCAGCCGCATGAGGCAAGCGCCGAATTGGGCCGTCATCAAGACAACCTTTGCATCAGGACTTCAAGTGGGATCACAATCGCATCGCGCGGCGCAGTCACGCACATCGCATGTGATCATCGAGTGCGATCCGCGGCCCTTGGGAGAATGAAGCGTGCGCGTAGACGCCTTTGGTGAAAGATGGCCGCCGCGTCCTTGCACGCATCCGGCTTTTGCCCTCTGCGCCGACGACTTCGCGATGACCCAAGGGGTGAGCCAGGCCATCCTGAACCTGGCCGATCAGGGACGTTTGTCCGCGACAAGCGTCATGACGACCATGCCGCGCTGGCGCGCTCTCGCGCCTGCCTTGCGAGAGCGCGAGGCCGAACTCGCGATCGGCCTCCACCTCAACCTGACGCTTGGACGGCCGGCAACGGCGATGCCACGGTTAGCGCCCGGCGGCAGCCTTCCTGCTTTCGGCAGCCTGGCTGCGCAAAGCCTGACGGGCCGCTTGCGGGACCGGACTGCCAGGGACGAGCTGATGGCGGAAATAGGGGCACAGCTCGACCTGTTCACCGACGTTTTCGGGCGCGAACCGGACTATGTGGATGGCCATCAGCACGTTCATGTTCTGCCGGGCGTGCGTGGCGCTCTGCTCGCCTGTCTCGGCAACCGGGGGCTCGCGGGCCGTCTGTGGTTGCGTGATCCCTCTGATAAAACTGCGGCGATTCTCTCGCGACGCGGCCCGATGGCGAAGGCGCTGGTGATTGCGACACTTGCGAAAGGCTGGCGCGAAGCCGCGACGGCGGCAGGCTTCGCCACCAACCACGGCTTCGCGGGGGTCAGTGCCTTTCGATCCACAGGAGATTTCGGAACGGAGTTCGCCTCGTTCCTCGTCGCGCCAGGGCCACGCCATCTGGTGATGTGCCATCCGGGGGCGACGCCTCGCCCCGGCGAAGTCGATACGGAACTCAGAGCTCTTGATCCCGTCGTCGACAGTCGGCCGCTGGAGTTCGCTTTCCTGAAATCTTCGCGATTCGCTGAAGTCTGCGCTTCGGCGGGCATCGCGCTTATGCGGGGGAATGCGCTCAAGCTCCAGGGCGCAAGCGCCGGCACATGGCAGGCCTGAACTCCGGCACAAAAAATGGGGCCGCCAACGGCCCCATTTTCCAGAGCGGACCATCAAGAATGGCCAAGACCATGGTCATCCCCGGTCTGCCCTCTAAATCTGATCAATCCCGATTTCGGCTATGATCAGGAACTCGGCGGCACTCGAGTTACGGTGATCCCGACCGGAAAGGCGCTTCAATTTGTCGGGATGGCCGGGATGAGCCGGCCAAGACGACTGAGAACCAAGACGACTGAGAACGCTGAACGTCGACTGAACCTAGCCGATGATCAGCGAGCAGCGCCGTAAAGCTCGGCCACGTATTCCCAGTTGACCAGGTTATCAACGAAGGCCTTGAGGTAGTCGGGCCGGCGGTTGCGGTAATCGATGTAGTAGGAGTGCTCCCACACATCCACGCCGAGGATCGGGGTGGCGCCGTGGACGAGCGGATTCTCGCCATTCGGTGTCTTCATGACGACGATCTTGCCGTCCTTTACAGCGAGCCAGGACCAGCCCGAGCCGAATTGGGTGACGCCGCCCTGGATGAAATCTTCCTTCGCCTTTTCGACCGAGCCGAAGTCTTCCACAAGCTTCTTTTCGAGCTCGCCCGGAATCTTGCCGCCGCCATTCGGCTTCATCCACTTCCAGAAATGGACGTGGTTGTAATGCTGGCCGGCATTGTTGAAGAGGCCGGCATTCTTGCCATACGAGCCCTTGACGATCTCCTCGAGGGATTTGCCCTCGAATTCGCTGCCCTTCAGGAGATTGTTGCCATTGTCGACATAGGCCTTGTGGTGCTTGTCGTGGTGATACTCAAGCGTCTCCTTGGACATGTAGGGCTGGAGCGCATCATAGGCATAGGGCAGATCTGGAAGGGAAAAAGACATCGTGGGCTCCTTGGCATCCCCTGGCTGGATGCTCGACTTGAGTTCCTGTCTCCACCGGGATTGCATGTCTATCCCAAACGGTCAGGCATGCGCCAATTGTTCCACGGATGATCAGCAAAACCATCAGGCTTTGTTCGCCCCGTCAGATTTAGGCATTTCCCAGCTTCATCGGTGAAATCATCCACAGATTCTTTGAGGATGACCCGACCATTTCTTAATTATGATCCCACGGGCTCGGCGGCAAGCGTTGCCTGATTGAATGCCGGGAGTTGGCAGCGCGGGCCGAAAACTCTAATCTAACGGGCACTTGTGTGGGTCAGATAAGGAAAGTCGTTAGCCGATGGTCGTGATTTGCTTGCTGGTAGGCTGCTTAATGGTGGCCGGCGGCGTCACCGCGGTGACGACCGGGATGGGATTTATCGTTCTCGAGCGCGGCTGGTCGATGGTCATCGCCGGTAGCGTCGTCGCTACTGGCGGTGCGCTCCTGATAGGGATCGCGCTCCTCATCCGCGAGATCCGTAGGCTTCCCATGCACCTGGCGACTTACGACCAGCCCGAAGAATGGGAAGAGGCGCAGCAGCACGCCCACCATGTCGATGGCGCGTCCCATCAAGAGCATGGCGCCGGTTACCAAAGCGTTAATGAACCCCGGACAGAAGCCTTGCATCACGACATCCGGCAAGCACCTGCTGCCGGACGACGCGAGGAGGGCCGGGAGCTGCCGTCGCCTGAGCGCGCGTATCCCGAAGCCGTGTCGCCGCCGCCGGTTTCCGACACGGTGCCCGCCGCCGTCCGCGGCTCGATTGCCGGTGCAGCTGCCACCGCCGCGCTGGCGACAGCGGCCCCGGTTGTCGTCGCTGCCGCCACACGCAAAGCCGATGCGTCCTCCGATGCCTTGGCCGACGACGTTGCTGATGAGGCTGTATCCGTTTCCGAGGTGCAAAGCTCCACCGCTTCCGGCGCTGAT
This portion of the Chelatococcus sp. YT9 genome encodes:
- a CDS encoding superoxide dismutase, encoding MSFSLPDLPYAYDALQPYMSKETLEYHHDKHHKAYVDNGNNLLKGSEFEGKSLEEIVKGSYGKNAGLFNNAGQHYNHVHFWKWMKPNGGGKIPGELEKKLVEDFGSVEKAKEDFIQGGVTQFGSGWSWLAVKDGKIVVMKTPNGENPLVHGATPILGVDVWEHSYYIDYRNRRPDYLKAFVDNLVNWEYVAELYGAAR
- a CDS encoding ChbG/HpnK family deacetylase, with protein sequence MRVDAFGERWPPRPCTHPAFALCADDFAMTQGVSQAILNLADQGRLSATSVMTTMPRWRALAPALREREAELAIGLHLNLTLGRPATAMPRLAPGGSLPAFGSLAAQSLTGRLRDRTARDELMAEIGAQLDLFTDVFGREPDYVDGHQHVHVLPGVRGALLACLGNRGLAGRLWLRDPSDKTAAILSRRGPMAKALVIATLAKGWREAATAAGFATNHGFAGVSAFRSTGDFGTEFASFLVAPGPRHLVMCHPGATPRPGEVDTELRALDPVVDSRPLEFAFLKSSRFAEVCASAGIALMRGNALKLQGASAGTWQA